A region from the Halosolutus gelatinilyticus genome encodes:
- a CDS encoding DUF3194 domain-containing protein: MSADEPTDEEVVRTAADAAEGLIFSRYKQSAVRDVDVTVTFEDGVLEVDVYLNAPDDDVDPDRVADDAALAAREAVDDLFGE, translated from the coding sequence ATGAGCGCGGACGAACCGACCGACGAGGAGGTCGTCCGGACGGCGGCCGACGCCGCGGAGGGGCTCATCTTCTCCCGGTACAAGCAATCGGCAGTGCGTGACGTCGACGTCACCGTGACCTTCGAGGACGGCGTCCTCGAGGTCGACGTCTACCTCAACGCCCCCGACGACGACGTCGATCCCGATCGGGTCGCCGACGACGCGGCTCTCGCCGCGCGGGAGGCCGTCGACGACCTCTTCGGCGAGTAG
- a CDS encoding DUF2270 domain-containing protein, whose product MASTSAKDVDPTDTEHREVGAGLLDEEMGPSSAMAHLYRGEIHRMKYWRERLDRTSNWAVIVMSGVLTWGFSGEDRPHYIILLGIAALGAFLFMEAQRYRAYDLWRGRVRILQKNVFAYGLDPSAGLADLEWRRKLSQDYRTPVIKITTEEAIAHRLRRIYLLLFTVMLGAWFIHVTAFSSTPWPQSAAIGPLSGVAMAGLLGVVYIVAVVIAFRPRTWLAEDELHARDVGKFR is encoded by the coding sequence ATGGCTTCGACATCGGCCAAGGACGTCGATCCGACCGATACCGAGCACCGGGAGGTGGGCGCCGGACTGTTGGACGAGGAGATGGGACCGAGTTCGGCGATGGCCCACCTCTACCGCGGCGAGATCCACCGGATGAAGTACTGGCGCGAACGGCTCGATCGGACCTCGAACTGGGCGGTGATCGTCATGAGCGGGGTCCTCACGTGGGGCTTTTCCGGCGAGGATCGGCCCCACTACATTATTCTGCTCGGAATCGCGGCGCTGGGAGCCTTCCTATTCATGGAGGCACAGCGCTACCGGGCCTACGACCTCTGGCGCGGTCGCGTCCGAATCCTCCAGAAGAACGTCTTCGCGTACGGCCTCGATCCGTCCGCGGGACTCGCGGATCTCGAGTGGCGGAGGAAACTGAGCCAGGACTACCGCACGCCCGTCATCAAGATCACCACCGAAGAGGCGATCGCCCACCGACTTCGGCGGATCTATCTGCTGCTCTTTACCGTGATGCTCGGCGCGTGGTTCATCCACGTCACCGCGTTCTCGTCGACCCCGTGGCCCCAAAGCGCGGCGATCGGACCGCTCTCCGGTGTCGCGATGGCCGGTCTGCTCGGCGTGGTGTACATCGTCGCCGTCGTCATCGCCTTCCGGCCGCGGACGTGGCTGGCCGAAGACGAACTCCACGCGCGGGACGTCGGGAAGTTCCGGTAA
- a CDS encoding zinc ribbon domain-containing protein, with amino-acid sequence MRSNRLQREIDTLVAQGWAIEDEAPDRVVMVDREFGSVASHIVVAMLTIWWTMGLGNVLWGAYNYAANSRRRVLWERQLDCPNCGATVSEDVAYCPSCGRDVEAEPVVDTDVCPECDAVVGDDARYCRACGAKLADATESAG; translated from the coding sequence ATGCGAAGCAATCGCCTGCAACGAGAGATCGACACCCTCGTAGCACAGGGCTGGGCGATCGAAGACGAAGCGCCCGATCGGGTCGTGATGGTCGATCGCGAGTTCGGGTCGGTCGCCTCCCACATCGTCGTGGCGATGCTGACGATCTGGTGGACCATGGGGCTTGGAAACGTCCTCTGGGGCGCGTACAACTACGCCGCCAACTCGCGGCGTCGGGTGCTCTGGGAGCGGCAGCTCGACTGCCCGAACTGCGGCGCGACGGTTTCCGAGGACGTCGCGTACTGCCCCTCCTGCGGGAGGGACGTCGAGGCGGAACCGGTGGTCGACACCGACGTCTGTCCCGAGTGTGATGCCGTCGTCGGAGACGACGCTCGATACTGTCGGGCCTGCGGAGCGAAACTCGCCGACGCGACGGAATCCGCGGGGTGA
- a CDS encoding alpha/beta hydrolase, translating into MVTGPHSDQPIERAGSSLADASAAVILVHGRGARASGMLGMANEIGRDDVAYVAPQARRGSWYPNSFLADLESNQPHLDSALEFIGETVEAVTTGDLDDAGDGLPLDRIVLLGFSQGGCLATEYAARNADRYGGVVALSGGLIGPEDTPREYDGSMDGTPVFIGCGDRDPHIPVDRVEESARAFEALDADVETRIYEGVGHTVLEDELEYVRGLVADVAD; encoded by the coding sequence ATGGTTACCGGTCCACACAGCGATCAGCCGATCGAACGCGCGGGATCGTCGCTCGCCGACGCCTCGGCGGCGGTGATCCTCGTCCACGGGCGCGGCGCACGCGCCAGCGGGATGCTCGGCATGGCGAACGAAATCGGCCGCGACGACGTCGCGTACGTCGCGCCGCAGGCCCGGCGCGGCAGTTGGTATCCGAACTCGTTTCTCGCGGACCTCGAGTCGAATCAGCCGCACCTCGACTCCGCGCTCGAGTTCATCGGCGAAACGGTCGAGGCCGTGACGACGGGCGATCTTGACGACGCCGGAGACGGGCTCCCGCTCGATCGGATCGTGCTGCTCGGCTTCTCGCAGGGCGGCTGCCTCGCCACGGAGTACGCGGCCCGCAACGCCGATCGGTACGGTGGCGTCGTCGCCCTGAGCGGCGGTCTGATCGGCCCCGAGGACACGCCACGGGAGTACGACGGCTCGATGGACGGCACGCCGGTGTTCATCGGCTGCGGCGATCGGGATCCGCACATCCCGGTCGATCGGGTCGAGGAGTCGGCGCGGGCGTTCGAGGCCCTCGACGCCGACGTGGAGACGCGGATCTACGAGGGCGTCGGCCACACGGTGCTCGAGGACGAACTAGAGTACGTCAGGGGCCTCGTCGCGGACGTCGCGGACTGA
- a CDS encoding prefoldin subunit beta encodes MQGNLPPEAQEKIEELQGLQETAQEVAVQKQEAESRLNESKSALDELENIDEETMMYRNVGELLVETNYDEAQEDLEDKVDTLEIRLETLEKQEDRIQQQFENLQEDLEELLGGGAMGGGPAGPGGPGAGGA; translated from the coding sequence ATGCAAGGCAATCTGCCGCCTGAAGCACAGGAGAAAATCGAAGAGCTGCAGGGACTCCAGGAAACCGCCCAGGAAGTCGCCGTGCAAAAGCAGGAGGCCGAGTCGCGGCTGAACGAGTCCAAGAGCGCCCTCGACGAACTCGAGAATATCGATGAGGAGACGATGATGTACCGGAACGTCGGCGAACTCCTCGTCGAAACGAACTACGACGAGGCCCAGGAAGACCTCGAGGACAAGGTCGATACGCTCGAGATCCGCCTCGAGACCCTGGAGAAGCAGGAAGACCGTATCCAGCAGCAGTTCGAGAACCTTCAGGAGGACCTCGAAGAACTGCTCGGCGGCGGTGCGATGGGCGGCGGCCCGGCCGGCCCCGGCGGCCCCGGCGCCGGCGGCGCGTAG
- the pth2 gene encoding peptidyl-tRNA hydrolase Pth2 gives MKQAIVARTDIGMGQGKLAAQVAHASLSAYEKADAQLQRQWKQGGQKKVVLKGENERQLHELSAIADSEGIPNAIIRDAGHTQLEPGTVTALAVGPAADDRVDRVTGDLSLF, from the coding sequence ATGAAACAGGCCATCGTCGCTCGCACCGACATCGGCATGGGCCAGGGGAAACTCGCCGCGCAGGTCGCCCACGCGTCGCTGTCGGCCTACGAGAAGGCCGACGCGCAGTTGCAGCGTCAGTGGAAACAGGGCGGCCAGAAGAAGGTCGTCCTCAAGGGCGAGAACGAGCGCCAGCTGCACGAGCTCTCGGCGATCGCAGATAGCGAGGGGATCCCGAACGCGATCATCCGCGACGCGGGCCACACCCAGCTCGAACCCGGCACCGTCACCGCGCTGGCCGTCGGGCCGGCCGCGGACGACCGCGTCGATCGGGTGACCGGCGATCTCTCGCTGTTCTAG
- a CDS encoding DUF2103 domain-containing protein has translation MECRHCASPLEKPGDFCLICREANTEAVVLDASRDRATLTMLAGGDTDPDHTENATDDVLGETTITTTPEDDGENEVVELRNFAGLIGDEIRRKRPAEVYAAGTRSVIRAVRDDIHYPFYRVDGEDPVQSVLERRGSRALDVVETPPAEKIGGSHTTLIGGRTGMRAIQTVAGHPHVKKVIPGPIDAGGKGSQSGLRAKVTRADDGGNVRMLLRDGSSVQENRVVTTARDREMGERIREDLNEALESAEFR, from the coding sequence ATGGAGTGTCGCCACTGCGCCTCGCCGCTCGAGAAACCCGGCGACTTCTGTCTGATCTGCCGGGAGGCGAACACCGAGGCGGTGGTCCTCGACGCGTCGCGTGATCGAGCGACGCTGACGATGCTGGCCGGTGGCGACACGGACCCCGATCACACCGAGAACGCGACGGACGACGTCCTTGGCGAGACAACGATCACGACGACGCCGGAGGACGACGGCGAGAACGAGGTCGTCGAACTCCGCAACTTCGCGGGGCTGATCGGCGACGAGATCCGGCGCAAGCGACCCGCGGAGGTGTACGCCGCCGGGACCCGATCGGTGATCCGGGCCGTCCGGGACGACATTCACTATCCCTTCTACCGCGTCGACGGCGAGGACCCGGTCCAGTCGGTGCTCGAGCGGCGCGGCAGTCGAGCCCTGGACGTCGTCGAGACGCCACCCGCCGAGAAGATCGGCGGCAGCCACACGACGCTCATCGGCGGCCGAACCGGGATGCGGGCGATCCAGACCGTCGCCGGTCACCCGCACGTCAAGAAGGTGATCCCGGGGCCGATCGACGCCGGCGGGAAGGGGTCCCAATCCGGGCTGCGGGCGAAGGTGACCCGCGCCGACGACGGCGGCAACGTTCGAATGCTCCTTCGCGACGGTTCGAGCGTCCAGGAGAACCGCGTGGTGACGACCGCCCGCGATCGGGAGATGGGCGAGCGGATCCGCGAGGATTTGAACGAGGCGCTCGAATCGGCGGAATTCCGGTAG
- the truD gene encoding tRNA pseudouridine(13) synthase TruD, whose product MRPAHPTERTVGMEYYVSDADGIGGRLREADEHFRVRELERFETRPADADTDAYPHLVFRATLRGWDTNDFASRLSDAIGVSRERVDWAGTKDKYAVTTQLFSVYGADPADLPDVDGADIEVLGRAGRSIEFGDLAGNAFELVVTDPERSENAESITDELCEFGGLEPQRRRGSGTEADPNATPIGVPNFFGQQRFGSRRPITHEVGLAIVRGDWDGAVMAYLGNPTDAEPASTQEARSFVQETRNWQAALDRFPNRLRYERSMLHELAEADGEPGPETFRAALERLPSNLQRLFVHAAQSYAFNRMLSERLERGLPFDRPVAGDVVCFADSDAPEGLVLPDTDRLQRVDDRRVNSVTRHCERGRAFVTAPLVGTETELADGEQGEIERTVLDDLDLEPADFDLPGEFHSTGTRRAILVQTRVEVESDPLALSFSLPKGSYATVVLREYLKVDPIDLG is encoded by the coding sequence ATGCGCCCAGCCCACCCCACAGAGCGGACCGTCGGTATGGAGTACTACGTCAGCGACGCCGACGGGATCGGCGGTCGCCTGCGCGAGGCGGACGAGCACTTCCGGGTGCGCGAACTCGAACGGTTCGAAACCCGGCCCGCGGACGCGGACACCGACGCCTACCCGCACCTCGTCTTCCGCGCGACGCTGCGCGGGTGGGACACCAACGACTTCGCGAGCCGGCTCTCGGACGCGATCGGCGTCTCGCGCGAGCGGGTCGACTGGGCCGGCACGAAGGACAAGTACGCCGTGACGACGCAGCTGTTCTCGGTCTACGGCGCCGATCCCGCTGACCTGCCCGACGTCGACGGAGCCGACATCGAGGTGCTCGGCCGCGCGGGCCGATCGATCGAGTTCGGCGACCTCGCGGGCAACGCCTTCGAACTCGTCGTCACCGATCCCGAGCGGTCCGAGAACGCGGAGTCGATTACGGACGAGTTGTGCGAGTTCGGCGGCCTGGAGCCGCAGCGGAGACGCGGTTCCGGAACCGAGGCGGATCCGAACGCCACCCCGATCGGCGTTCCCAACTTCTTCGGCCAGCAGCGGTTCGGCAGCCGACGGCCGATCACCCACGAGGTCGGCCTCGCGATCGTCCGCGGCGACTGGGACGGGGCGGTGATGGCCTACCTCGGAAACCCGACCGACGCGGAACCGGCGTCGACGCAGGAGGCCCGATCCTTCGTACAGGAGACGCGAAACTGGCAAGCGGCCCTCGATCGCTTCCCGAACAGGCTGCGATACGAACGATCGATGCTGCACGAACTGGCCGAGGCGGACGGCGAGCCGGGTCCCGAAACGTTCCGGGCGGCCCTCGAACGATTGCCCTCGAACCTCCAGCGACTGTTCGTCCACGCCGCCCAGTCGTACGCGTTCAACCGGATGCTGAGCGAGCGGCTCGAACGCGGGTTGCCGTTCGATCGACCCGTCGCCGGTGACGTGGTTTGCTTTGCGGACTCGGACGCTCCCGAGGGACTCGTGCTGCCCGATACGGACCGGCTGCAGCGGGTCGACGATCGGCGGGTGAACTCGGTGACGCGCCACTGCGAGCGGGGCCGGGCGTTCGTGACCGCGCCGCTGGTCGGCACCGAGACGGAGCTCGCAGACGGTGAGCAGGGCGAGATCGAGCGGACCGTCCTCGACGACCTCGATCTCGAACCCGCCGATTTCGACCTGCCCGGCGAGTTCCACTCGACCGGAACGCGACGGGCGATCCTCGTCCAGACGCGGGTCGAGGTCGAGTCGGATCCGCTCGCGCTCTCGTTTTCGCTGCCCAAGGGATCCTACGCGACGGTCGTCCTTCGGGAGTACCTGAAGGTCGATCCGATCGACCTCGGGTGA
- a CDS encoding KEOPS complex subunit Pcc1 — translation MASHDATLELEYETASRARTVAESVAREVGEIDDDRSRTTIDRDETLVRVEIVAADVVALRAALNTWFSLIDVAERTADVGSAIVPDGDRPT, via the coding sequence GTGGCTTCTCACGACGCAACCCTCGAGCTCGAGTACGAGACCGCGTCTCGCGCACGGACCGTGGCCGAGAGCGTCGCCCGCGAAGTCGGCGAGATCGACGACGACCGGTCGCGAACGACGATCGACCGCGACGAGACGCTGGTCCGGGTTGAGATCGTCGCCGCCGACGTCGTCGCCCTCCGAGCGGCGCTGAACACCTGGTTTTCGCTGATCGACGTCGCGGAGCGCACCGCGGACGTCGGATCGGCGATCGTACCCGACGGCGATCGGCCGACCTAG
- a CDS encoding DUF1616 domain-containing protein — MVDRRTLRLLLPRHVRGLPADLAAALAVTALVNVAVFAPAIRDSPLRVPLSLAFALFVPGYVFVAALFPETGAPPDDRAPGTEGDPGRSIPETAAGFVPASDRTGIDGIERVALAFGLSIAITPLIGLALNFTPWGIRLSPIMVAMTGFTLAATAIAAHRRWQLPTEDRFAVPYRNWYRAGRAELLEPDTRTDAVLNVLLVASIVLAVAAVGFAVVAPPPGEQFSAVYVLTENDEGDLVADGYPTEFVRGESAEIVVGVDNNEHETTDYAIVVLEQRTEQVENETTTADGNVTTVTETVVTEQRELDRFETRLAHNESWHHPHEIEPTMTGENVRIVWLLFPGGDVPADPSIDDTEYHAHLWVTVEEAAAEADEGAHTDA; from the coding sequence ATGGTCGATCGACGGACCCTCCGGTTGCTGCTGCCGCGACACGTGCGCGGCTTGCCGGCCGATCTCGCGGCGGCGCTCGCCGTGACGGCGCTGGTCAACGTCGCCGTCTTCGCGCCCGCGATTCGCGACTCCCCGCTTCGGGTCCCGCTCAGCCTCGCGTTCGCCCTGTTCGTCCCCGGTTACGTCTTCGTGGCGGCGCTCTTTCCCGAGACCGGAGCGCCGCCCGACGATCGCGCACCCGGAACCGAGGGAGACCCAGGGCGGTCGATCCCGGAGACCGCCGCGGGATTCGTTCCGGCATCCGATCGAACGGGGATCGACGGGATCGAACGCGTGGCCCTCGCGTTCGGCCTCAGTATCGCGATCACGCCGCTGATCGGCCTCGCGTTGAATTTCACTCCGTGGGGGATCCGGCTGTCCCCGATCATGGTCGCGATGACGGGGTTCACGCTCGCCGCGACGGCGATCGCCGCACACCGGCGCTGGCAGCTTCCGACCGAGGATCGGTTCGCCGTTCCCTATCGCAACTGGTATCGCGCGGGCCGCGCGGAACTGCTCGAACCCGACACGCGAACCGACGCCGTCCTGAACGTCCTGCTAGTCGCGTCGATCGTGTTGGCCGTCGCCGCCGTCGGGTTCGCGGTCGTCGCCCCGCCGCCGGGCGAGCAGTTCTCCGCCGTCTACGTCCTCACCGAGAACGACGAGGGCGACCTCGTCGCCGACGGCTACCCGACGGAGTTCGTCCGAGGCGAGAGCGCGGAGATCGTCGTCGGCGTCGACAATAACGAGCACGAGACGACCGACTACGCGATCGTCGTCCTCGAACAGCGAACCGAACAAGTGGAAAACGAGACGACCACGGCCGACGGTAACGTGACGACGGTCACCGAGACGGTCGTCACCGAGCAGCGCGAACTCGATCGTTTCGAGACCCGACTCGCGCACAACGAGTCCTGGCACCACCCGCACGAGATCGAGCCGACGATGACGGGCGAGAACGTCCGCATCGTCTGGCTGCTGTTCCCCGGCGGCGACGTCCCGGCGGACCCGTCGATAGACGATACGGAGTACCACGCCCACCTCTGGGTGACGGTCGAAGAGGCGGCTGCTGAAGCGGACGAGGGCGCCCATACCGACGCCTGA
- a CDS encoding 50S ribosomal protein L37ae translates to MADKGTVGSAGRFGARYGRVARRRVSEIEDEMKHAQVDGDDVTRVGTGIWKNEETGDVFTGGAYRPQTPAGRTVRRSIRAALADDE, encoded by the coding sequence ATGGCCGATAAAGGAACCGTCGGCAGCGCGGGCCGCTTTGGCGCCCGGTACGGCCGCGTTGCGCGACGTCGCGTCAGCGAGATCGAAGACGAGATGAAACACGCGCAGGTCGACGGCGACGACGTTACGCGCGTCGGAACTGGCATCTGGAAGAACGAGGAGACCGGCGACGTCTTCACCGGCGGCGCCTACCGCCCGCAGACGCCCGCCGGCCGGACCGTCCGCCGCTCGATTCGCGCCGCACTGGCCGACGACGAATAA
- the glmU gene encoding bifunctional sugar-1-phosphate nucleotidylyltransferase/acetyltransferase: MIAIVLAAGEGTRIRPLSESVPKPMLPVADRPLVSHTVDAAVDAGATELVLVVGYEAEAVRDYFGGEYRGVPVSYAVQEEQLGTAHAVNAASEHIDGPFAVLNGDNLYDPDAIAALFASCPAICAIEVDDPRQYGVLSADSAGETVTGIVEKPDDPPTNLANAGAYAFPEEAAAWLEVPASERGEYEITDVVARVIDDHDVTPVTLRRWLDVGRPWELLEANEWKLGALDRRIDGDVSEDAHLNGDVVVEAGATVKPGVVIEGPALIRSGATVGPNAYVRGATLVGEGAKIGHAAEVKNSVLSAGASVSHLSYVGDSVLGRDVNFGAGTNVANLRHDDADIRFTVKGERVSTGRRKFGVVAGDEAKTGINTSLTPGLKLSGGATTLPGETVDRDR, translated from the coding sequence ATGATCGCTATCGTGCTCGCCGCCGGCGAGGGGACCCGGATCCGACCGCTTTCCGAATCGGTTCCGAAACCGATGCTTCCGGTCGCCGACCGACCGCTCGTCTCACACACTGTGGATGCAGCCGTCGACGCCGGCGCGACGGAACTCGTGCTCGTGGTCGGCTACGAAGCCGAAGCCGTCCGCGACTATTTCGGGGGAGAGTACCGCGGCGTCCCGGTTTCGTACGCCGTCCAGGAGGAACAACTCGGGACGGCCCACGCCGTCAACGCGGCCAGCGAACATATTGACGGGCCGTTCGCGGTGCTCAACGGTGACAACCTGTACGACCCGGACGCGATCGCGGCGCTGTTCGCGTCCTGTCCCGCAATCTGTGCGATCGAAGTCGACGATCCGCGTCAGTACGGCGTGTTGAGCGCCGATTCCGCGGGCGAGACCGTGACCGGGATCGTCGAGAAACCGGACGATCCGCCGACGAACCTCGCCAACGCCGGCGCCTACGCGTTCCCCGAGGAAGCGGCGGCGTGGCTCGAGGTCCCCGCGAGCGAGCGGGGCGAGTACGAGATCACGGACGTGGTCGCGCGGGTGATCGACGACCACGACGTGACCCCGGTCACGCTCCGCCGGTGGCTCGACGTGGGTCGACCGTGGGAACTGCTCGAGGCGAACGAGTGGAAACTCGGCGCCCTCGATCGACGGATCGACGGCGACGTGAGCGAGGACGCCCACCTGAACGGCGACGTCGTCGTCGAGGCGGGCGCCACCGTCAAACCCGGCGTCGTGATCGAGGGGCCAGCCCTGATCCGATCGGGGGCTACCGTCGGGCCCAACGCGTACGTCCGCGGCGCGACGCTCGTCGGCGAGGGCGCGAAGATCGGCCACGCCGCCGAAGTGAAAAACAGCGTTCTCTCGGCAGGCGCGTCGGTGAGCCACCTCTCGTACGTCGGCGACAGCGTGCTCGGCCGCGACGTCAACTTCGGCGCCGGCACCAACGTGGCGAACCTGCGCCACGACGACGCCGACATTCGGTTCACGGTGAAAGGTGAGCGGGTCTCGACCGGCCGTCGGAAGTTCGGCGTCGTCGCCGGCGACGAGGCCAAAACGGGCATCAACACCAGTCTGACCCCGGGACTGAAACTCTCCGGCGGGGCGACGACCCTCCCCGGCGAAACCGTCGATCGCGATCGATAA
- a CDS encoding ABC transporter ATP-binding protein, producing MAAHAGSPDRSDDLPPVVDADDVTKCYARGTEPGRLGRALGRSEPPTVRALDSVSLTIADGEIVGLAGPSGSGKSTLLHLLAGLDRPTEGAVSVRGRTLSSLSTRERARYRLEHVGIVFQHFHLLDSLSARANVALPLVELGVRKRERRRRATELLERVGLGDRVTHRPRELSGGEQQRVAIARALVTDPTLVVADEPTGELDTETGERILREFERVAEDRAVVLASHDRETLAVCDRMIRLKDGRRTDRESRVRTDP from the coding sequence ATGGCTGCCCACGCCGGTTCTCCCGATCGTTCGGACGACCTGCCCCCGGTCGTCGACGCGGACGACGTGACGAAGTGCTACGCGCGGGGGACGGAGCCGGGCCGCCTCGGGCGGGCGCTCGGCCGATCGGAGCCGCCGACCGTTCGCGCGCTCGATTCGGTCTCGCTGACGATCGCCGACGGGGAGATCGTCGGCCTCGCCGGCCCGAGCGGGAGCGGGAAGTCGACGCTGCTGCACCTCCTGGCGGGACTCGATCGACCGACCGAGGGGGCCGTTTCGGTTCGGGGGAGAACCCTCTCGTCGCTGTCGACTCGCGAGCGGGCGCGGTACCGCCTCGAGCACGTCGGCATCGTCTTTCAACACTTCCACCTGCTCGACTCCCTGTCGGCGCGCGCCAACGTCGCCCTGCCGCTGGTCGAGCTCGGCGTTCGCAAGCGCGAGCGGCGGCGCCGAGCGACCGAACTCCTCGAGCGAGTGGGGCTGGGCGACCGCGTGACCCACCGCCCGCGGGAGCTGAGCGGGGGCGAACAACAGCGGGTCGCGATCGCTCGCGCGCTCGTCACCGATCCGACCCTGGTCGTCGCCGACGAGCCGACGGGCGAACTCGACACGGAGACCGGCGAGCGAATCCTCCGGGAGTTCGAACGCGTCGCGGAGGACCGCGCCGTCGTGCTCGCCTCCCACGATCGGGAGACGCTCGCCGTCTGCGATCGGATGATCCGGTTGAAAGACGGCCGACGAACGGATCGGGAATCGCGGGTTCGAACCGATCCATGA
- the dcd gene encoding dCTP deaminase: protein MILSDADILDRLEDGDLVVDPLDDPELQIQPASVDLRLGREFLEFQRTNIPCIHPDSEREVDEYVSETVVEDEDDFILHPGDFVLGTTYERVEIPSDLIAHVEGRSSLGRLAVVVHATAGLCDPGYRGQITLELSNLGSAPVALTPGMRISQLTFTELKTPAERPYGSDRGSKYQDQTGPQASRIQSDDEFGGDQLAREN, encoded by the coding sequence ATGATCCTTTCGGACGCGGACATCCTCGACCGGCTCGAGGACGGCGACCTCGTCGTCGATCCCCTCGACGATCCCGAGCTCCAGATTCAGCCCGCGAGCGTCGATCTCCGACTGGGACGCGAGTTCCTCGAGTTCCAGCGGACGAACATCCCCTGCATCCACCCCGACTCCGAACGAGAAGTCGACGAGTACGTCAGCGAGACGGTCGTCGAGGACGAGGACGACTTCATCCTCCACCCCGGCGACTTCGTGCTCGGAACGACCTACGAGCGCGTCGAGATCCCGTCGGACCTGATCGCCCACGTCGAGGGCCGATCGTCGCTGGGCCGCCTCGCCGTCGTCGTCCACGCCACCGCGGGCCTGTGCGATCCCGGCTACCGCGGACAGATCACCCTCGAACTCTCGAACCTCGGCTCCGCGCCCGTCGCGCTCACGCCGGGGATGCGCATCTCCCAGCTGACCTTCACGGAGCTCAAAACGCCCGCCGAACGACCCTACGGCAGCGATCGCGGCTCGAAGTACCAGGACCAGACCGGCCCGCAGGCCTCGCGGATCCAAAGCGACGACGAGTTCGGCGGCGATCAGCTGGCGCGCGAGAACTGA
- a CDS encoding DNA-directed RNA polymerase subunit P has translation MSYKCSRCKRDVQLDEYGGVRCPYCGHRVLLKERSRDVKEVDVQ, from the coding sequence ATGAGCTACAAATGTTCTCGCTGTAAACGCGACGTCCAGCTCGACGAGTACGGCGGGGTCCGCTGTCCCTACTGCGGCCACCGCGTGCTCCTGAAAGAACGCAGCCGCGACGTCAAGGAAGTCGACGTCCAGTAA